CAGCTGCGTGCCCATCTGGCCGGGCGCGAGCCCCTGAGCCTGGAGCAGGTCTCCCTGCGTGCCAGCCAGTCCGACGAGGGCAGTTTTTTGCGCCGCCGCACCGAGCGCCTGTCCAACCAGCACTGGAAGCTGGTCTGGCTGCGGCAGAATGCCGATTGGCAGGGCGAGGGGGTGGTGGTGGAGCAGGGCGAACGGCACATGGTGGTGATGATCCCCGAGCTGGCCTTTGAGGCCCGCATGCGCCTCAAACCTGAATACAGCCTGGATCAGGCGGTACGGATGAAGGTGCGCGAGATCAATCTACCCGAGCAGCTGGCCTATTTTCGGTTGTTATAATTTGGTGACTCGGGACTCGGGACTCGGGACTCGGGACTCGGCAGGCTCCGTAGCCCGGATTTCGTTTCGCTGCATCCGGGCTACCACTTTGCACCTCTGAGCGCCAGTTCGGAATTTCCGGGGCTCGGAGCTCCCAGGACAATGGCGTCAACTTAGCGCGAAAGCGCTGGCTGAGCGAACGGCTTAAGCAGCCCGTAAATGTCTTAAGTTGACGCCATTGGGCCTGGAGCGGGCCATGCCCTGCTGCCAGTTGTGTTCATTCGCGTTCATTCGCGGACTTAAATCTAATAACCACCTCAACTTCAACGCTATCTTCAACCCTTTCTGGCCCTTAACCCATGTCCCCATTCATCGAACAACTCAGCAAACGCCGCACCTTCGCCATCATCTCCCATCCGGACGCCGGCAAGACCACCTTGACGGAAAAGCTGCTGCTGTTCGGCGGTGCCATTCAGCTGGCCGGTACGGTCAAGGGGCGCAAGGCCGCCCGTCATGCCACCTCGGACTGGATGAAGATGGAGCAGGAGCGCGGCATCTCGGTGACCTCCTCGGTGATGCAGTTTCCCTACAACGGCCGCGTGGTCAACCTGCTCGACACCCCCGGTCATGAGGACTTCTCCGAGGACACCTACCGCACCCTCACCGCCGTGGATTCGGCGCTGATGGTGATCGACGTCGCCAAGGGTGTCGAAGAGCGCACCATCAAGCTGATGGAGGTGTGCCGCATGCGTGCCACCCCCATCCTCACCTTCATCAACAAGCTCGACCGCGAGGGCCGCGATGCCATGGAGCTGCTGGACGAGGTAGAGAGCGTGCTCGGTATCCAGTGCGCCCCGGCCAGCTGGCCCATCGGCATGGGCAAGCGCTTTCGCGGCGTCTATGACCTGCGCACCGATACCACCCACATGTTCAGCCCCACCCACGGCGGCAAGATCCAGCAGGGCGAGCTGATCATCGGCCTGGACAACCCGCGCCTGGATGAGCTGGTGGGCGATCAGGCCGATGAACTGCGCACCGAGGTGGAACTGGTGCGCGGTGCCAGCCACGCGATCGACCATGCCGCCTACCTGCGCGGCGAGCAGACGCCGGTGTTTTTTGGCTCGGCGATCAACAACTTTGGCGTCAAGGAACTGCTGGATGCCTTTGTCGATTACGCGCCGCCACCGCTGCCGCGCAAGACGGTGCAGCGCCTGGTCGATCCTGCCGAGGAGAAAATGACCGGCTTCGTGTTCAAGATTCAGGCCAACATGGACCCCCAGCACCGCGACCGCGTCGCCTTCTTCCGCGTCTGTTCCGGCAGCTACCGCAAAGGGATGAAGCTCAATCATGTGCGCCTGGGCAAGACGGTGCAGGTGGCCAATGCCGTCACCTTCCAGGCCGACGAGCGCGCCCAGGTGGAGGAGGCCTGGCCGGGTGACATCATCGGCCTGCACAACCACGGCACCATGCAGATCGGCGATACCTTCACCGAGGGCGAGAACCTCAAGTACGAGGGCATCCCCTTCTTCGCCCCCGAGCTGTTCCGCCGCGTGGTGCTGAAAGACCCGCTGAAAGGCAAGCAACTGCTCAAAGGCAT
This is a stretch of genomic DNA from gamma proteobacterium SS-5. It encodes these proteins:
- a CDS encoding peptide chain release factor 3, yielding MSPFIEQLSKRRTFAIISHPDAGKTTLTEKLLLFGGAIQLAGTVKGRKAARHATSDWMKMEQERGISVTSSVMQFPYNGRVVNLLDTPGHEDFSEDTYRTLTAVDSALMVIDVAKGVEERTIKLMEVCRMRATPILTFINKLDREGRDAMELLDEVESVLGIQCAPASWPIGMGKRFRGVYDLRTDTTHMFSPTHGGKIQQGELIIGLDNPRLDELVGDQADELRTEVELVRGASHAIDHAAYLRGEQTPVFFGSAINNFGVKELLDAFVDYAPPPLPRKTVQRLVDPAEEKMTGFVFKIQANMDPQHRDRVAFFRVCSGSYRKGMKLNHVRLGKTVQVANAVTFQADERAQVEEAWPGDIIGLHNHGTMQIGDTFTEGENLKYEGIPFFAPELFRRVVLKDPLKGKQLLKGILQLSEEGATQSFRPLKNNDLILGAVGVLQFEVAAQRLKDEYNVEAVVEAVGIATARWIQCDDSKMLEQFRSKAHDNLALDGDDQLVYLAPTRVNLQLAQERWPDIHFLATREL